The Stigmatella ashevillena genomic sequence TCAGGGTGCTGCGGCTCATGGGCACCCCGGCTCGCTCCACGCGCTGCGCCAGCCGATGCAGGGGCAACGAGTCTGCGCATTTGGAGGCCACCACGTGAGCGATGAAGCCGGGCCCATACTCGCCCCTGTCCACCACCTTGGGGGGAGGGGGCGCCGTCACCACGCCCTTGCCGCAGGCGCACGCCAGCGTTTCCTGGACATGCACCTGTCGCTCGAAGCGCGGCGGAATGTATTCGTACAGGGCGCTGATGCGACCCGCCCCCAGAGGCTTCAACTCCTGGCTGCCACAAGCAGGACACTGGCGTTGCTGCTCGGGCACAGCGTGGCGCACCTCGCGGGTGGGTGCCTGCTCCCGCTTGCGAGCGGCCCGCTCGCGTCTCTTCTGGAGCGCGGCCTGGGCTTGGGCGGCTTCCTCCGTGTCGGTCCTCTCGGCTCGCAATTGCTGGCGCACCGTCGGCAATCGCTCGGCCTTCTTGCCGAACACGTGCCGCTCCAGGGAGGCCATCTTCGCCTCCAACGTGGTGAGCCGCTCGCGCAGCTCTTCGGCCTCTTCTCTCCACGGGCAGAAATGGTCTAACGGCAGCTCTCGGGGCACGGGCTCTCAACAACCCCTTGGGTAGGAATCTTCCTCTCCCACCTCACGAGGCGGCTGCGTGCTTGGGCGGCTCCCATGCAGTCGGCCGTTTCACCTCGGCCACGTCGATGCCGTCCAGCAGCATCGCCAACTGCGTGGCGTCCAGCCTCACGGAGGTTGCCTCCGCCTGCACCTGCGGCAGCCGGAACCGGCCTTGCTCCAAGCGCTTGTAGTACAGGATGAAGCCGCCGCGGCTGAAGGTGAGGATCTTCACCCGGTCCCCCCTCCGACTGACGAAGACGAACAGGTGTCCGGAGTAGACGTCCTCTCCGAAGCTGGAACGCACCAGCCCCATCAGCCCGTCGATGGACTTGCGCATGTCCACTGGCTCTGTCGCCAACACAATCTTCACCGCCGAGGGCAGCGTCAGCACGAGGGGCTCTCCAGTGCTGCTACCAACCGCGCCACGTAGGAAACGTCCGTGCCCAACGCGAAGCTCACCCGCACACCTCTTCCCGTGAGTACCTCCACCTTCCCCTCGCTACTCACCGTCGGCTCGGCCACCTCCACTGGCAGCAGGCGCACGGCCGGGACACGGACGGCGGACGCTTGGCGCCTCCGCCGGTAGATCCACGACTGCACGGTACTCAGCGGCAGCCCGTGCTGCTGGGCGAACTGCTTCTGCGTCTGCCCGCTGTGCTCGAACTGCTCGGCGATGCGGACCCACTGCGGCTTGTCGGCTGGCTTTGTCATCAGTCCAGGGGTGACTCACTTCGCTCCACTCAACAAGCTCCCTCAGCACGTCCTCCGTCGGACGGATACACCTCAACAGAGCCTCCCTCTCTCCTGGACGTGTCGACGCCAGAAACACAATTTGTGCATCATTTCCCTTCCCCTCGGCTCCTCCCCAGAGCCACCCCCTCACATGGGGCGATGCGGTCAGGGCCTGGCCGAGCTCCACATGTGTGGACCGATGGCGTTCCGGGAGCAGGGCGGTCTGCTCCCGAGCCCTCAGGAGCACACCTTGGCTTCGTTACGACCTTTTCCTTTGTTCCCACTGCTGCTCGCGGTCCTCGCCGGCTGTGGTTCCACCCCACCACCCGTGTCCGCGACCGGCTCGGTGCAACTGGCTGTCTCCGCGCACCAGACGCTCTCCGCGAGCGGCATCACTCGCGTCACCGTCACCTTCTCCGCAGCCGACATGCCCCCCCTCACCACGGAACTGGCACAGACGGATGGGCTGTGGGGGGGCGTCCTCGGCGACATCCCCGCGGGGGAACAACGCTCCATTCAGGCGAAGGCCTGGGATTCCTCGGGGACCCTGCGTTACCAGGGGCAAGCCGAGAACGTCACCATCACCGTGGGGACGGTGACGTTCGTCACGCTCACGCTCCAATCCACCGCTGCCTCCACGCCCTACACCAACGAGGCGCCCCTCATGGACGCGGTGGTGGCCGCGCCCACCGTGGTGGCCCCGGGCGCTCGGATGACGCTGACAGCCACCGCGCATGACCCCAACGCGGACGATACGCTCTCCTTCGCTTGGACCGCTTCCTCGGGCACTTTCGGCGCTCCTGGCCAGGCCAACACGGACTGGACGGCCCCAGCCTCCCCAGGCCGGGTGATGCTGACGCTCAAGGTGAGTGACTCGCGGGGCGCGGCCTCGTCGGTGAGTCTCCAGGTGCTGGTGGCGGTGGGAACGGGAGGTGCCGCGGTGGACGTGCGCTTCAACACCGCCCCCACGGTGGCGGGCTTCTCCTCCACCGTGTCCTATGTCCCAGTGGACCAGCCCGCGGTCTTCGCGGTAT encodes the following:
- the tnpA gene encoding IS66 family insertion sequence element accessory protein TnpA, producing the protein MTKPADKPQWVRIAEQFEHSGQTQKQFAQQHGLPLSTVQSWIYRRRRQASAVRVPAVRLLPVEVAEPTVSSEGKVEVLTGRGVRVSFALGTDVSYVARLVAALESPSC
- the tnpB gene encoding IS66 family insertion sequence element accessory protein TnpB (TnpB, as the term is used for proteins encoded by IS66 family insertion elements, is considered an accessory protein, since TnpC, encoded by a neighboring gene, is a DDE family transposase.) encodes the protein MLTLPSAVKIVLATEPVDMRKSIDGLMGLVRSSFGEDVYSGHLFVFVSRRGDRVKILTFSRGGFILYYKRLEQGRFRLPQVQAEATSVRLDATQLAMLLDGIDVAEVKRPTAWEPPKHAAAS